A region from the Natronoarchaeum mannanilyticum genome encodes:
- a CDS encoding amino acid permease has translation MAEDEELAKDLGLLSALMIGMGTMIGAGIFVLPGVAAQEAGPVVVVSFVVGGVIAMINALAVSELGTAMPKAGGGYYYINRGLGPLFGSISGMGDWMGLAFASAFYCIGFGGYLTDLLAGTALALPTIDLLVFTLTDVQLGAAIAGALFVGVNYFGAKETGGVQTVIVLTLLGILTVFAATGFLHFEWSTVTTDGLAPTDMGYGAILPGTALVFVSFLGYAKIATVAEELKNPGRNLPIAVIGSVGIVTVIYAILVTTMLGIVPWDTLDDNVPVSQVAEITFAGVPLLDAVGVTMISVAAMLATASSANASILSSARINFAMGRDKIVTDWLNEIHPSFATPYRSILLTGGMIVFFIIALGGDIEVLAKAASVLHLIVYGLMNLALIAFREADTPEYDPDFEVPLYPVTPIVGAALSFGLVAFMDTREILLSMVFVAVAVAWYLLYARTRTERAGVLTEHVLQRADRLPDAAVSAADAVRPDAADSVAPIAGGSAVTDGGDFRVMVPLANPRTETDLITLAGAVAKQKGGTVHAVHIVQVPDQTPLDRGADAVDRIDAESQDLLARAREDAETFGVPVETHTVVSHRSFDEIFDSARRLDADQVVMGWGPHSHGRAESRVDELTEDLPCDFLVLKDRGFDPERILLPTAGGPSTDLSAEVVKLLREEYGSEITLLHAVGEDESYEEAEQFLADWAAERGLSDAELVVDDRDVETAIDRAADDATMVVMGATERGLLSRLVNQALVLDVLDDVECSVLLTETASDRSLRERLFGR, from the coding sequence ATGGCTGAGGACGAGGAGCTCGCCAAGGACCTCGGGCTTCTCTCGGCGCTGATGATCGGGATGGGGACGATGATCGGCGCGGGCATCTTCGTGCTGCCCGGCGTCGCGGCTCAGGAGGCGGGCCCGGTCGTCGTCGTCTCCTTCGTCGTCGGCGGCGTCATCGCGATGATCAACGCGCTGGCGGTCTCGGAGCTCGGCACGGCGATGCCGAAAGCCGGCGGGGGGTACTACTACATCAACCGCGGGCTCGGCCCCCTCTTTGGCTCGATCTCGGGGATGGGCGACTGGATGGGGCTGGCCTTCGCTTCGGCGTTCTACTGCATCGGTTTCGGGGGCTACCTCACCGACCTGCTCGCGGGCACCGCGCTGGCCCTCCCGACGATCGACCTGCTGGTGTTCACGCTGACCGACGTCCAGCTCGGCGCCGCGATCGCCGGCGCGCTGTTCGTCGGCGTCAACTACTTCGGCGCGAAGGAGACCGGCGGCGTCCAAACGGTGATCGTGCTGACGCTGCTGGGTATCCTCACCGTGTTCGCCGCGACGGGCTTCCTCCACTTCGAGTGGTCGACCGTGACCACCGACGGGCTGGCGCCGACCGACATGGGCTACGGCGCCATTCTCCCCGGGACCGCGCTGGTGTTCGTCTCCTTCCTCGGGTACGCCAAGATCGCGACCGTCGCCGAGGAGCTCAAGAATCCCGGCCGAAATCTCCCGATCGCGGTGATCGGGAGCGTCGGCATCGTGACGGTGATCTACGCCATCCTCGTCACGACGATGCTCGGCATCGTTCCGTGGGACACGCTCGACGACAACGTGCCCGTCTCGCAGGTCGCAGAGATCACGTTCGCCGGCGTCCCGCTCCTCGACGCGGTCGGCGTGACGATGATCTCGGTGGCGGCGATGCTGGCGACCGCCTCCAGCGCGAACGCGTCGATCCTTTCCTCGGCCCGCATCAACTTCGCGATGGGCCGGGACAAGATCGTCACCGACTGGCTCAACGAGATCCACCCCTCGTTCGCGACGCCGTACCGCTCGATCCTGCTGACCGGCGGGATGATCGTGTTCTTCATCATCGCGCTCGGCGGGGACATCGAGGTGCTCGCCAAGGCCGCGAGCGTCCTCCACCTGATCGTCTACGGGCTGATGAACCTCGCGCTGATCGCGTTCCGCGAGGCCGACACTCCCGAGTACGACCCGGACTTCGAGGTGCCGCTGTACCCGGTGACGCCGATCGTCGGCGCCGCGCTTTCGTTCGGGCTGGTCGCGTTCATGGACACGCGCGAAATTCTGCTGAGCATGGTGTTCGTCGCCGTCGCCGTGGCGTGGTACCTGCTGTACGCCCGGACTCGCACCGAGCGGGCCGGCGTCCTCACCGAGCACGTGCTGCAGCGGGCCGATCGGCTGCCCGACGCGGCGGTGTCGGCGGCCGACGCGGTTCGGCCGGACGCCGCGGACTCCGTGGCGCCGATCGCCGGAGGATCGGCCGTGACGGACGGCGGTGATTTCCGCGTGATGGTGCCCCTGGCGAACCCGCGCACCGAGACCGACCTGATCACGCTCGCCGGTGCCGTCGCCAAGCAGAAGGGCGGCACCGTCCACGCGGTCCACATCGTCCAGGTCCCCGACCAGACGCCGCTCGACCGGGGTGCCGACGCGGTCGATCGGATCGACGCCGAGTCGCAGGATCTGCTCGCGCGTGCGCGAGAGGACGCCGAGACGTTCGGCGTCCCCGTCGAAACGCACACCGTCGTCTCCCACCGCTCGTTCGACGAAATCTTCGACTCGGCGCGGCGGCTCGACGCCGACCAGGTCGTGATGGGCTGGGGTCCCCACTCCCACGGCCGGGCCGAGTCTCGCGTCGACGAGCTGACCGAGGATCTACCCTGCGACTTCCTCGTATTGAAGGATCGCGGGTTCGACCCCGAGCGGATCCTGCTGCCGACCGCCGGCGGCCCGAGCACCGACCTCAGCGCCGAGGTCGTCAAGCTCCTTCGCGAGGAGTACGGCTCCGAGATCACGCTGCTCCACGCCGTCGGCGAGGACGAGAGCTACGAGGAGGCCGAGCAGTTCCTCGCGGACTGGGCGGCCGAGCGCGGCCTGTCCGACGCCGAACTCGTCGTCGACGACCGCGACGTCGAGACGGCGATCGACCGCGCGGCCGACGACGCGACGATGGTCGTGATGGGCGCGACCGAGCGCGGGCTGCTCTCGCGGCTGGTGAATCAGGCGCTCGTGCTCGACGTGTTAGACGACGTCGAGTGCTCGGTGCTGTTGACCGAGACGGCTTCCGACCGGTCGCTCCGAGAGCGACTGTTCGGCCGATAG
- a CDS encoding universal stress protein, with product MSEDLLETVLVPIASEDDAAATAEALRPYLDADPEVRVVHVIEKAGGAPDKASVEQREQRAERIFGVVERRFADSGVDVTSEVLYGTDVADTVLAAAAEIDASAIAFTPRGASRWLKLVSGDVSGALVRKTDRAVLVLPAPADEPGGDTDG from the coding sequence ATGTCTGAGGACCTGCTCGAAACGGTGCTCGTCCCGATCGCCAGCGAGGACGACGCCGCGGCGACCGCCGAGGCGCTCCGGCCGTACCTGGACGCCGACCCCGAAGTACGCGTCGTCCACGTGATCGAAAAGGCCGGCGGCGCGCCGGACAAGGCCTCCGTCGAACAGCGCGAGCAGCGCGCCGAGCGCATCTTCGGCGTCGTCGAGCGGCGCTTCGCCGACTCCGGCGTCGACGTCACGTCGGAGGTTCTCTACGGCACCGACGTCGCCGATACCGTGCTGGCCGCCGCCGCCGAGATCGACGCGTCGGCCATCGCGTTCACCCCCCGCGGGGCGAGCCGGTGGCTCAAGCTCGTCTCCGGCGACGTGAGCGGCGCGCTGGTCCGAAAGACCGACCGGGCGGTGCTCGTGCTGCCCGCGCCGGCCGACGAACCGGGAGGTGATACGGATGGCTGA
- a CDS encoding Lrp/AsnC family transcriptional regulator: MEHRLDEIDRRIIHALMDDARNVSAPTIAEDVSVSPGTIRNRIAQLEDRGIITGYHASIDFERAGDRLTNLFMCNAPVSERETVARRAQVIPGVTNVRELMTGRRNLHVLAVGEDTDDLRRIARSLSDLGIEIEDEVLVQNETTHSYAPFGPNDGERAETVTDFISLSGDAEVAEVTVERGAPIAGISLERAVREGVLDDDSLVIAIERDDSVLTPHGSTEIQPDDIVTVFSRGGVDEETIETFRGE; this comes from the coding sequence ATGGAGCATCGGCTGGACGAGATCGACCGCCGGATCATCCACGCGCTGATGGACGACGCCCGCAACGTCTCCGCACCGACCATCGCGGAGGACGTGAGCGTCTCCCCGGGGACGATCAGAAACCGGATCGCGCAGTTGGAGGATCGGGGCATCATCACGGGATACCACGCGAGCATCGACTTCGAGCGAGCGGGCGATCGGCTCACGAACCTGTTCATGTGCAACGCGCCGGTCTCGGAGCGCGAGACGGTCGCGCGCCGGGCGCAGGTGATCCCGGGCGTGACCAACGTCCGCGAGCTGATGACCGGTCGCCGGAACCTCCACGTCCTCGCGGTCGGGGAGGACACCGACGACCTGCGGCGGATCGCCCGGTCGCTGTCGGACCTGGGTATCGAGATCGAGGACGAGGTGCTCGTCCAGAACGAGACGACCCACTCCTACGCGCCGTTCGGCCCGAACGACGGCGAGCGCGCCGAGACGGTGACGGACTTCATCAGCCTCTCGGGCGACGCCGAAGTCGCCGAGGTGACCGTCGAGCGCGGGGCGCCGATCGCCGGCATCTCGCTCGAACGGGCCGTCCGCGAGGGCGTACTGGACGACGACTCGCTCGTGATCGCGATCGAGCGGGACGACAGCGTGCTGACGCCCCACGGCAGCACGGAGATCCAGCCGGACGACATCGTCACCGTGTTCTCGCGGGGCGGCGTCGACGAAGAGACGATCGAGACGTTCCGCGGCGAGTAG
- a CDS encoding amino acid permease produces the protein MSDEELAKDLGLLSALTIGIGTMIGAGIFVLPGTAVARAGPLAAATFVIGGVIALFTALSASELGTAMPKSGGAYFYVNRALGPLFGSISGWANWLGLAFASSFYMYGFGEYVNTLVGAPALALGPVTISAAQSIGLLGALLFIGINYVGAKETGGLQIVIVLTLMGILGLFTVVGLLNGDMNSLTPLAPEGTTGEVLPVTAIVFVSYLGFVQITSVAEEIKDPGRNLPLAVIGSVLIVTVVYALFLVVLLAAVPNELVANNSTAVVDAAELLFGKYSILGFDLGVVGSALLLIGGLLATASSANASILSSSRINFAMGREKIITPKLNEIHPRFGTPSKSILITGGLIVFFLLVGDIELLSTAGSVLHLIVYGLLNVALIVMREADPPEYDPDFEVPLYPAVPIIGAVTSFALIAYIEPLVIGLSAGLVGFAALWYLFYARSRVESEGVLAGWILDRADEMPDAAVSAADTVRPDAAGAAVPNGGDFRVMVPLANPRTETDLITLASAVAKQKGGTVHAVHIVQVPDQTPLDRGGEAVDRIDAESADLLARAREDAETFGAAVETHTVLSHRSFDEIFDSARRLEADQVVMGWGPHSHGRAESRMDELTEDLPCDFLVLKDRGFDPERILLPTAGGPSTDLSAEVAKLLRQEYGSEITLLHVADDEPREEAESFIEDWAAERGLDDASVVVEDGDVEAAIERASRDATMVVMGATERGLLSRLVDQSLVLDVLDDVECSVLLTEKAHSRSIKERLLGGRSDD, from the coding sequence ATGAGTGACGAGGAACTCGCCAAGGACCTCGGGCTCCTGTCCGCGCTGACGATCGGCATCGGGACGATGATCGGCGCCGGCATCTTCGTGCTGCCGGGCACCGCCGTCGCGCGGGCCGGCCCGCTCGCCGCGGCGACGTTCGTCATCGGCGGCGTCATCGCGCTCTTTACCGCGCTGTCGGCGTCGGAACTCGGCACGGCGATGCCGAAATCCGGCGGGGCGTACTTCTACGTCAACCGCGCGCTCGGTCCCCTCTTTGGATCGATCAGCGGCTGGGCCAACTGGCTCGGGCTGGCGTTCGCCTCGTCGTTCTACATGTACGGCTTTGGCGAGTACGTCAACACGCTCGTCGGCGCTCCCGCGCTCGCGCTCGGTCCGGTGACGATCTCGGCCGCCCAGTCGATCGGCTTGCTCGGCGCCCTGCTTTTCATCGGCATCAACTACGTCGGCGCCAAGGAGACCGGCGGCCTCCAGATCGTGATCGTCCTCACGCTGATGGGGATTCTCGGTCTGTTCACCGTCGTCGGACTGCTCAACGGTGATATGAACTCGCTGACGCCGCTGGCGCCCGAGGGGACGACCGGCGAGGTGCTCCCGGTCACGGCGATCGTGTTCGTCTCGTATCTCGGCTTCGTCCAGATCACGTCGGTCGCCGAGGAGATCAAAGATCCCGGCCGCAATCTCCCGCTCGCGGTGATCGGGTCGGTGCTGATCGTCACCGTCGTGTACGCGCTGTTCCTAGTCGTGTTGCTGGCGGCGGTGCCCAACGAGCTCGTCGCCAACAACAGCACGGCCGTCGTCGACGCGGCCGAGTTGCTGTTCGGCAAGTACAGCATTCTCGGGTTCGACCTCGGCGTCGTCGGGTCGGCGCTGTTGCTGATCGGCGGCCTGCTTGCGACCGCCTCCAGCGCGAACGCGTCGATCCTCTCCTCGTCCCGGATCAACTTCGCGATGGGTCGCGAGAAGATCATCACCCCGAAACTCAACGAGATCCACCCGCGGTTCGGGACGCCCTCGAAGTCGATCCTGATCACCGGCGGGCTCATCGTGTTCTTCCTGCTGGTCGGCGATATCGAACTGCTGTCGACGGCCGGCTCGGTGCTTCACCTGATCGTCTACGGGCTGTTGAACGTCGCGCTGATCGTCATGCGCGAGGCCGACCCGCCGGAGTACGATCCGGACTTCGAGGTGCCGCTGTACCCCGCCGTGCCGATCATCGGCGCCGTCACGTCGTTCGCGCTGATCGCGTACATCGAGCCGCTCGTGATCGGGCTCTCGGCCGGGCTCGTCGGCTTCGCCGCCCTCTGGTACCTGTTCTACGCGCGCTCGCGCGTCGAGAGCGAGGGCGTGCTCGCCGGCTGGATCCTCGACCGGGCCGACGAGATGCCCGACGCCGCCGTCTCGGCGGCCGACACGGTCCGACCGGACGCCGCGGGGGCCGCGGTGCCAAACGGCGGGGACTTCCGCGTGATGGTGCCGCTGGCGAACCCCCGTACCGAGACCGACCTGATCACGCTCGCCAGCGCCGTCGCCAAGCAGAAGGGCGGCACCGTCCACGCGGTCCACATCGTCCAGGTCCCCGACCAGACGCCGCTCGACCGCGGCGGCGAGGCGGTCGATCGGATCGACGCCGAATCGGCCGATCTGCTCGCCCGCGCCCGCGAGGACGCCGAGACGTTCGGCGCCGCCGTCGAGACCCACACCGTGCTATCTCACCGTTCGTTCGACGAGATCTTCGACTCGGCGCGGCGCCTCGAGGCAGACCAGGTCGTGATGGGCTGGGGTCCCCACTCCCACGGCCGGGCCGAATCCCGAATGGACGAACTCACCGAGGACCTGCCGTGTGACTTCCTGGTACTCAAGGACCGCGGGTTCGACCCCGAGCGGATCCTGCTGCCGACCGCCGGCGGCCCGAGCACGGATCTCAGCGCCGAGGTCGCCAAACTGCTCCGCCAGGAGTACGGTTCCGAGATCACGCTACTGCACGTCGCCGACGACGAACCTCGCGAGGAAGCCGAGTCGTTCATCGAGGACTGGGCGGCCGAGCGCGGCCTCGACGACGCGTCGGTCGTCGTGGAGGACGGCGACGTCGAGGCGGCGATCGAGCGGGCGTCCCGCGACGCGACGATGGTCGTGATGGGCGCGACCGAGCGCGGGCTGCTCTCGCGGCTGGTCGACCAGTCGCTCGTGCTCGACGTGTTAGACGACGTCGAGTGTTCCGTCCTGTTGACCGAGAAAGCTCACAGCCGTTCGATCAAAGAGCGGCTCCTGGGCGGCCGGTCCGACGACTGA
- a CDS encoding signal recognition particle protein Srp54 — translation MVLDDLGTSLRDTLDTLSGKSRITEEDVDKVVKEIQRSLIQADVDIALVQELSDSIKERALEEEPPGGTSARDHVLKIVYEEMVALVGESTELPLEEQTIMLAGLQGSGKTTSAAKMAWWFSKKGLRPAVIQTDTFRPGAYDQAKQMADRAEVEFYGDPDADDPVQIAREGLEATEDADVHIVDTAGRHALEDDLIDEIEDIEEVVDPDRNLLVLDAAIGQGAKDQAQQFDESIGIDGVVITKLDGTAKGGGALTAVDQTDSSIAFLGTGEEVADVERFEPDGFISRLLGMGDLRQLAERVERAMEETGQEEDDWDPEDMMSGSFTLKDMQKQMEAMNNMGPLDQVMDMIPGMGGGLMDQLPDDAMDVTEERMRDFEVVMDSMTDEEMEYPRAIGASQIERISRGSGKPEERVRELLQQHKMMEQTIKQFQGMGDGDMQRMMKKMQQGGGGGGGGMGGLGGGGQGPF, via the coding sequence ATGGTACTCGACGATCTGGGGACCTCCCTCCGCGACACGCTCGACACGCTGAGCGGGAAGTCCCGAATCACCGAGGAGGACGTCGACAAGGTCGTCAAGGAGATCCAGCGCTCCCTGATCCAGGCCGACGTCGACATCGCGCTCGTCCAGGAGCTGTCGGACAGCATCAAAGAGCGCGCGCTGGAGGAAGAACCGCCCGGCGGCACGTCAGCCCGCGATCACGTGCTCAAGATCGTCTACGAGGAGATGGTCGCCCTCGTCGGCGAGAGCACCGAGCTACCGCTCGAAGAGCAGACGATCATGCTCGCCGGCCTGCAGGGGTCGGGGAAGACCACCTCCGCCGCGAAGATGGCGTGGTGGTTCTCGAAGAAGGGGCTCCGGCCCGCCGTCATCCAGACCGACACGTTCCGCCCGGGCGCGTACGACCAGGCCAAGCAGATGGCCGACCGCGCCGAGGTGGAGTTCTACGGCGACCCCGACGCCGACGATCCGGTCCAGATCGCCCGCGAGGGACTGGAAGCCACCGAGGACGCCGACGTCCACATCGTCGACACGGCCGGTCGCCACGCCCTGGAGGACGACCTGATCGACGAGATCGAGGACATCGAGGAGGTCGTCGACCCCGACCGCAACCTGCTGGTGCTCGACGCCGCGATCGGGCAGGGCGCCAAGGATCAGGCCCAGCAGTTCGACGAGTCGATCGGCATCGACGGCGTCGTGATCACGAAACTCGACGGTACCGCGAAGGGTGGCGGCGCGCTGACGGCCGTCGACCAGACCGACTCCTCGATCGCGTTCCTGGGGACCGGCGAGGAGGTCGCCGACGTCGAGCGCTTCGAGCCCGACGGGTTCATCTCCCGGCTGCTGGGCATGGGCGACCTGCGCCAGCTCGCCGAGCGCGTCGAGCGAGCGATGGAAGAGACCGGGCAGGAGGAAGACGACTGGGACCCCGAGGACATGATGTCCGGGTCGTTCACCCTCAAGGACATGCAAAAGCAGATGGAGGCGATGAACAACATGGGCCCGCTCGACCAGGTGATGGACATGATCCCCGGCATGGGCGGCGGGCTGATGGACCAGCTGCCCGACGACGCGATGGACGTCACCGAAGAGCGGATGCGGGACTTCGAGGTCGTCATGGACTCGATGACCGACGAGGAGATGGAGTACCCGCGCGCCATCGGCGCCAGCCAGATCGAGCGCATCTCCCGCGGCTCGGGCAAGCCCGAAGAGCGCGTCCGCGAACTGCTCCAGCAGCACAAGATGATGGAACAGACGATCAAGCAGTTCCAGGGGATGGGCGACGGCGACATGCAGCGCATGATGAAGAAGATGCAGCAGGGCGGCGGCGGCGGTGGCGGCGGCATGGGCGGCCTCGGCGGCGGCGGGCAGGGGCCGTTCTGA
- a CDS encoding DUF7511 domain-containing protein translates to MATDSPLDGTGGDHKNESGAGRVPAESNGARRRIRDLRHEVVSYPDAPDRCTIFPPDATGVARMSTWLTADHDAFVDLATVR, encoded by the coding sequence ATGGCGACCGACTCTCCGCTCGACGGGACCGGCGGCGACCACAAAAATGAATCCGGGGCGGGAAGGGTGCCGGCCGAATCGAACGGTGCTCGACGCCGGATCCGCGACCTTCGCCACGAGGTCGTCAGCTATCCCGACGCCCCGGATCGGTGTACGATCTTTCCGCCCGACGCGACCGGCGTGGCGCGGATGTCGACCTGGCTGACCGCGGATCACGACGCGTTCGTCGACCTCGCGACCGTTCGGTAG